A single Salvelinus sp. IW2-2015 unplaced genomic scaffold, ASM291031v2 Un_scaffold3556, whole genome shotgun sequence DNA region contains:
- the LOC139025919 gene encoding zinc finger protein 24-like: MSSLSYSPPAKEEKVCWTEKEGLVKEEEEEKDITVKQEEVEAVTVKEEDKDVSVKKEEDAFRVKEEEDVTVKVEKEEKEEEGEITVTSKMEEELEEETGFLGPISQTHLKASNGSNDEFSHTVVLGKRALINTKRRDYRGSSGDPQQQHDADEAEKSLSRSELLKKHQQRSTGKKSYCKSTSELKVHQRIHTVEKSYVCDQCGKSFTESRILKSHQRTHTVEKSYVCDQCGKSFTQYALITPEEHTQ, from the exons atgagttcactaagctactctcctcctgctaaagaagagaaggtctgctggacggagaaagaaggtctcgtgaaagaggaggaggaagagaaggatatcacagtaaaacaagaagaGGTTGAGGCTGTTACAGTTAAAGAAGAAGATAAAGACGTTTCAGTGAAAaaagaggaagacgcgttcagagtgaaagaggaggaggatgttacagtaaaagtagagaaggaagagaaagaggaggagggggagattactgtcacatCCAAAATGGAGGAGGAATTAGAGGAGGAAACTGGATTTCTGGGCCCGATTTCCCAAACGCATCTTAAGGCATCtaatggttctaacgatgaatttAGCCATACGGTGGTTTTGGGAAAACGAGCCCTGATtaacacta AGAGACGGGattatcgtggatcctctggggatcctcaacaacaacatgatgctgacgaggcagagaaaagtctctccagatcagaactcctcaagaaacaccagcagagatcCACAGGGAAGAAATCTTACTGCAAATCTACATCAGAACTTAAagtacaccagagaatacacacagtaGAGAAATCTTAtgtctgtgatcaatgtgggaagagttttactgaGTCACGCATCCtgaaatcacaccagagaacacacacagtagagaAATCTTAtgtctgtgatcaatgtgggaagagttttactcagtacGCTCTGATCACACCAGAagaacacacacagtag